AGAACTGCGTGTCCTCGACTTCACCTTGCCGGAAATACGGAAAATTGTCTTGGATGCGATAGATGCAGACTCTGCCTACCGCGAGTCTGCTGTGGCGTACTGATCTTAAGAGCACCGCAATATGCGGCGGGACGGACTGAGCATGGACCCCAAGTACCTTGAAGCACTTTTCGCTAAGTACCCCGAGCGGCTGACGCCTCAGCACCTCGAAGAACTCTTCGGGCTATCCCGAAACACTGTGTACCGGTGGCTCCAAAACGGAGTGATTCCTGCTTACCAGGTCGAGAAGACGTGGTTGATTGCCAGAGATCAGGTCAAGGATTGGGTCTGGGAAAACCGGAACACACTTAGGACGGGTCAGGCGCCGGAAGTGATCGAGGACCAGGCCCAGAGCGAAGCGGCTGAGCAGCTGTAAGGATGGCACATACAGAGTTGTCGGGACGGAATGGTTCCCAAAGAACGGAAGGCTAGAACGTGAGTGTCGATCCCCAGCGGATATCCCCTGAAGATCTCCGCACGCTGGTCACCGAAATACGTAACGGGAGCTCCCGGCGGAGCGGTTCGGAACCTGATCTTCGGGGTACACCGTGGGATCCTGCCGTAGCTGAACCGGACATGTCTTGGGACGATATCAGGGCGCAGATAGCGCGAGAACAGTTGGAAGTAGACGAAAAGTTGCGCTCGAAGGAGCCCATCTTCGTCATCACCGCAAGTGGATCTCGACGGGTTCACCTCGCCGAATGCTTTCATGTCCGGCATGTCCTTGACCGGAAGCAGGCCTGGGCACATGTGCTCAATGGCGACGGGGAACTAACGCTAAATCACCTGTCGCTGGTCTACGCTCAGCCACACATCCTCAGCAGGACGGAAGTAGAACAGCTAAATAGCTATGTCGCGTGCCAGGT
The window above is part of the Arthrobacter sp. D5-1 genome. Proteins encoded here:
- a CDS encoding helix-turn-helix domain-containing protein, which encodes MDPKYLEALFAKYPERLTPQHLEELFGLSRNTVYRWLQNGVIPAYQVEKTWLIARDQVKDWVWENRNTLRTGQAPEVIEDQAQSEAAEQL